The genomic DNA CACAAGAATAACCTTGTGTGATAATTTAGAATGACTATAAACTAAAAACACTCATACAACCAACAAAAATTACTTGAGTGCAGAAGAAGAATCTTTCAGTATGGCCTTCTGAAATCGATCATGCAGTTTTTCCCTATGCTTCTTTTAATCAGCCAAGCTAGATCGATCAGCCTGTCTTTAGTAAGTAACCTTCCCATTCACAGCCAGCCATGTGCAAAAATAAAAGCTTTAGAACAGTGTCTTACGGATTTCCaaaatatatagattttgacCTTGCTGTCCAAACATCTTCCCAAATAAACATCATGAGGTCCCATAAATATTGCAGAAATTAAGTACGTAATTCAATAGCTATATAGTAGTTGGTGCAAGCGAATGCCAATCACTGTTGGCTATTTGTAGAAAAAACTGGAGCAAAGTGGTTGGTGCAAAGTTAGAGATGAAGTCTCTACCCTGAGTAATTAATAAAGGCCGACGATCGACTCAAAGATCATGCCACAATACGAAACTACTGCCGCTCAGCCTTACAAAAGCGTCACTTTGCAAATTGCCTGGACTTCAAAACTTGTCGAACACACCAGGCACAAGATTTGGAATTTGCATTGTACATAAGGATTTCCTATGTGACAACTTCTTTCTTAAACTAAGTGACCCAGTTTTTAACAAAGCTATAGTTGAAACATGGTAGCACCCATGTTTAATGCTACCAAATTCCACAGCACAgtcttgtatatatatatatatatatatatatatatatgaaatccGAACCAGTACGACCTGTTGCCACTTGCCATCACTAACGACTTTGGCAAGACGAAAAATTGTGCGCAGTACCCTTGAACTGCCAAATGACTGGACTTCACAAGTTGAAGCAGCCCTTCCAAAGATGATATTCTTGAAGTCTGGGAGTTTATACGTTATAAACTCTTGAGATGTCAgatatctatattatattataatgaTGCATAAGAAAGGATTGTATTGTATCCATACCGAGATAGTTCCACCTTGACTATATAAAATGATTAGTGTTTAATACTAAAAAACTAACAAAGGATCAACAAAACAGGGAAAAGTACAGTTTCGTGGACATTGAGTTTAAGAATTTGAAGCCATCCAAGCTGTGGATGATGAACAATTAGCAGATTTAAGTTATTGGAAAGATTAGAGTTTCTTACTAAACTGTGCTAGGGTCTTAATACTATTTTTGGCAGGAGGCAAATTTGTGAGCAGGATCAGAGAGCTTTTTAGTAGGCCATGCTAGAggtttattttttaatatttgtgGGAGGAAGCAAATTTGAGTAGCAGATGCAGGCGCCCCCATTAGGTCGAATGCTTTTGAGGTCAGATAGTTTCGTTGCTCTAAATGGCTTCCCCGAGTATATTCTTTCCTTGATGGATCAAGAAAGAGTTAGAGTCTCCCGGGTAGTAAAAAGGCACTTGTCTAACTAAATAATAATTTATTGATTTGGGTTTCTGTATAATTGTAAAACTCCTGTGATGCATATCATCAGCATATGTATAAgctaattttaaatttattacaCCCTGGACGTTGTGTGGATTAAGAAATTTCAGGGAAGAAAAATTAGAAGTTTGACTAGCAATTAAGGATTGTGGACATCATCTAAAGTTGTTCATTTTCTTTATGTACTGTGTTTGCTTTTGTGATTGGTACATGCTTTATCATGCCCATTCTTATTCGTTTGCAGCATATGTTTCAACACGGATAAATGGGACTTAATTTCCAAGTATTCAAAACGATTTATAAGGGAAGGGGTAAAACTACGGGAGACTTCCTTTGATGCGTGGATGGAGTTTTCTGCCCAGAGAGGTCCTTGCaagtttctttgtcattaaacatCTCCTGCATTGAAATTATTCCCGTGTACAATTTTATTGTGCTAATATCTAATGGGTTGGAGATTAGATGGGTTTCTTGTTTACTCAATTCGATTTACCTTTTGCAGGAGATACCAAGAGTTTGTGGTACATTGAAAATCTAAGATTAGATACGAAGAGGAGGCACAGTCTTTCAACTGGTTTTTCATGTGCAAAGGTATGCTTTTATGTCATACTTTCAGTCTCTTCTCATATTACTTGTAACAATGATGATATGATCTGGTTCGATATGCAAAAGGGTAAACGGGACATGCATATTGATCTTGTACATTACTTATAAAATTTGAAGGAAATACTTTCTATCATTGAAACTAAGACTAGTATGATAATATAGTGAGCTATTCCTCAGGATAAATTAAAAGGTTACGTTTTTTTGATCACAAATTGTAAATTCATAAACCAGAGATTACTTTTGTAGGTATCAGTTTATAGGAATAGGGTTTACTATTTCGCATATAACATAGATTCCAGGACCTTGGTACAAAATGGTAAAGCTGATTTTGAACACTTTTCTAGCTTGTTGAGTTGTATTTGAGATATTATTCTGAATAAGTTAGGCATGTAAAGTCCGAGAGCTATGTTTGTTAACGATTAATCCTTGATTATTTAGAATTCGCACACGTTTTGTCATACTTGAGGCTGTAAAATAAACCTTATAACTATATTTGATCACATTATGGTTTATTTTTGGGGAGCATTAATCGCACTCTCCAGTTTCTCTGCGGGCACCATTAGTTCCATGGAAATGAACCAAAAAGTCCATAGCATAACTGAAGGGCCAACAATGGTGCTAGTTTAGAACAAATAGGCTAATAATGTGGGGACAATAATCCCAAGAAACAAACATATAAGGAGTTTGCAAACAAGATAAATCCGCTAGTTATCTATGTAACTTAACAAAAACTTACGAAGTATACTTTTTTTATCCGACCAGTTCTCATTGTTATGTCTTTTGTGTATCAGTGGCTGGTGGTTTTGCTTAATATTGTATAAAATGATATGTATTTATTATTAATGCAGGCTTTTCTACTAGAACGCAAGCCTGGAGAAGCTGCTTTAATCATTTTTGCTCTCAGTCAGGTATCTGGTTATGCTTGTTCCCTTTATGGTTTATGCTGGCAGTAGATAAGTCCTGTGCCATACATCATTTGAGCATCCGTTACGATAAGCAAGTTAGACTGCTTAACATAATTAGTTATTGTATCTATGCAGATGCTTAGATGTTTTGACCCTTGCTGAATCCCTGTGAAATACTAATTTATCTATATAATAGTATAGTAGTAATAGACTGATAGTTTCAATTTATCCAAGTTAAATAATGTAATTGCTGATTCATATTACATATTTGTCTGTGTTGACTGCCCTGGCCCATGGAGATGTTGATAAAGAAGTGCCTTGTTGTGTCCTCTTATTGGGAAAACTTTAACATTCTGTTCATCTGTTACTGCCAGATGTTATCTGAAGCAAAGAAGCCTGGGATCTTAATTGAGCTTCAGAAGCTGGTTAATGACTGGACTGTAAAGGTTATAAAGTGTCGAAAGGAGGAAGATAGAAAGGTACTCTATTGGATTTGAATTATATGTTAGATTTTGTGATAATAAAATATCGAGACCTACTCATTGGGCTCTTTATATTAAAAGGGGTAACCATTTTTGTAGCAAAGCATGATTAGTATCAAATTAGGTTGTGTTTTTGAGCTTGAAGTTTCAATGTATACCTAGTTTCTGCATATCTCCTTTTACACATATGACATGCCAGTATGAGCCGCTTTTCTTTACAGCAGATTATATATCTGTTTGTATTCTTCTACTGTGTACTTGATTAGTTCAATCCTACAACTTGTCAGAACTATTGCAAGGTTCATGTTGGTTCTAGAAATTGTTTGTCAAATTAGATCAGCAATCCAATTGTATTTTTTGTATTTACCTGGTATACTTTTCTTTTGTCTATAATTTGAACCGAGTTGTTTTTATTAGTTGATCTACTGTTCGTGTTTTTTATTGGCTTGTGTTTTTGGAGTGCCGACATGATAAATTTTGTTCCTCCTTGCTCCTGGTTACAACTTACACATGACCTATTTTTTTTAAAGAGAATTGTTGAGCACACTTAGTGGAGTATATGTAAAGTTTGACTCTAATGATAATCCCTTGTTTTATGACATTCATGTATAAATATAGCTGATGTTGCTTATGAGAAACATATTTTTGCTATATCTTGCCCAGGACTTGGCTGCTGCGTTAAAGGATGATATTCCTGCTATGATAATTGAACTAGTGGAACTTGGTATGGAGGTTAATGTCAATATTGAAGACCTGTTGACAAAAGATCCTTTATGCTGAACTGGTGACTAAAGTTCGACAACCTAGAGGCGAGTTCACTCTTTCCTTCTGGAACAGAAGAGGCAACTCTAATTCAATTCTTAAGCGAAGTGTTCTGTTATGAGTACAGATGTTTAGCAAATACACCAAGTCAGACAGTCTTTAGCGCCTCCTGTTATGTCTAATATCAAGCATGGTCTGTCTGTCAGGTTGCAGTTTTTGGTTCGCTCAACTATGTATAATATATGCAGAAAATGTATGCTTGTTGCCCAGTGAAAAGTACATTAGCAGCAAAATGTCATTCTGCATTTCTGCTATATATATTTAAACTCACTGCTGATGCTCATGTTTAATGCACTGCTAATGCTGTGTTTAATGTCTTCAAATGTAATAATTAGTTCCAAGGACAGATGTTGCAACATTTTGCACAAATTAGTCCCTGCACCCAACTATTCATTTTTGGGTTGTGCGTTGGAGAGCACTGACTAAATAGAGTTGTACCTACCGACTGAACTGTCAACAAGTAAACCGCCGAATCTGGAATGCAATGCTGGGCTTGAAATTTGGTCATGTGACTTGTAATTCAGTTTTGTTTTGGACTTGGTTCTAGATTGAAGTTGATTTTTCGAACAACTTTGATGTCATTTCTCCtacttttaattattatttttaagtttggtttgttaAGCAAGTTTTTATTGAGCTTTAACTTGCCACAAATTTTGAGATGACAAAATTAGTTGAGAGTTGTGTGTTGCAAGGACAATATAATTTTCAATATGATTGAACTACAAATATAAGTTTGGAATAAATAAAGATTTAAGTGTTTTTTTCCTAGTCTGTTAAAATTCAGCTTTTATTGTTTTGCTCAAGTTCAATAGATGGATTAAGGTTAACATATTTACTGGTACATAATATAGTATACGttaagaaaaaatgaaaataaattaGTCATATATCCTACCCCAGTGTCTAGAAATTTGTTTTTACGTATTAAACATGGCGTCTCTTACTAGTGTTGCACCAGCAGAGTACGAAAAATCGCTCGGATCACTAGGCAGCTGTGGTAGTGATGGTTACCAGCAAACAAAAGGGGTTGAGTTGGGTAACATTTATCGATACAGCGAAATGGTGAGTCTTTCTTTATCCTCAAACTTAATTTATAATTATGTACATATTGCGCGGATCAAAACTGTACTATAGTTTATAAATCTAAAATATTCCATGACAAAAGGCATATTGTTTTCAAATTAAGTAATTTGGGTAAATGGAATGCAGATAATGTTGGCAATTGTAGCAGCAGCATCAGGAACTGCCGGAGGAGTTGCCATTGTAGTTTCGATGTTAGCTGCCATTGTCCTCATACTGTTGATTCTGCACTCTGGTTTCACCATGTATGACAAAATTCCCAACTACTATCTGTCCAGTGTCCAATATTACATGACTTTTTAATTGTGCTTGGGTGGGTTTGTACTTGGTGTCGATGTTTACACAAATGAT from Apium graveolens cultivar Ventura chromosome 5, ASM990537v1, whole genome shotgun sequence includes the following:
- the LOC141724998 gene encoding uncharacterized protein LOC141724998, producing the protein MASLTSVAPAEYEKSLGSLGSCGSDGYQQTKGVELGNIYRYSEMIMLAIVAAASGTAGGVAIVVSMLAAIVLILLILHSGFTMRLYLAVRRMLGINNSLLGRYA